A single window of Cataglyphis hispanica isolate Lineage 1 chromosome 2, ULB_Chis1_1.0, whole genome shotgun sequence DNA harbors:
- the LOC126855221 gene encoding LOW QUALITY PROTEIN: eIF-2-alpha kinase activator GCN1 (The sequence of the model RefSeq protein was modified relative to this genomic sequence to represent the inferred CDS: inserted 2 bases in 1 codon) produces the protein MADVELTKALKDLPNRVQTASKKERREILQNVVGVLSNPGINDKIVNGICKVVSLTLHRYKDSASQSYVRNLITELLKKQSEATIKHMTTVISEQAIWHKNVVATLNTALTAYTALKWSNLVILYGYNKLDNTEMNEFLAKLIEAQANLSAAALASADKKLANKVYTLFAHEWSAINSIEVIYVENLTKLEIGNGVIILASLLTKYLVSTKRNNLVEQLKINMIDIFIKVTISCKKKPDLYVVDAAVPLLRRLTHEEFKTQLLPALQKAMLRNPEIIIESVGHILSGLSLDLSQYSQEISKGLFANLHSKEDLVRDEAVGACRKLALQCSDTTALETLLSSVFAVFHGSEGKLTVATHKISVLQGAGNLSYNVASGSSVQKLAETACEHFVKVLETEVHEKTLIQALEMMALWSKKFSSSLPKIVVDAFKKGMAAKTSTAAVRTAYIKLFFSTPATPYSTVIAPILTQAITRAMQQCAQPAAVTEGLVASYLLLKFVLADQVENDKQNVLWNAIDEQIFFSEKFLSMCGDDILYHLMLLCERLITEFSDRLNEKALTGIHRAIVSCATASNSATRQRCFPLVKKIMTGLSTYAPAQALLMEFNKFLENVKIKSESDKESKEESSMGEITGRCLADGLLAICSGSFLFDVPTYQMTRDALLPSHHPALLKAVPNLWFKIAKNYNLIPKDFLRSCSNEVRKMLIQNYKPVPNYENALVKIVSLAPDAFLPALVSNVTSKLDDPEILKVTKDEYFTYLTPEGELYDKSVLPVNDENDILNSMNMKRESKVYSFKEQQEELQLRRELYEKRKREGKIKEPKLTPKQEETLKAQIAKENDIRKRLTELKAKIDNTVSLVTCSIRGNRQELSLYLKDLLPPILKNLSSPLAAPEMSELYISLRQTVTMDNSAILGDLIAHVTLRQLQPQCDLDQAWEEENLDVAVKRTLNLIHAVTIKKKELFTAPAFCYVFPFIRKTLLSYKDDGMIVQGLQLIQEHAKQRGDNDLKDIRHPRLLPRKQMFDLLIELMETTTGRVQSHAVATLLDVAQSGSGQPGTAIATSEDIDSLIGALQNSLSTVRDAALRGLIVIRQAIPSRKENQDQFDRLTRRVWIARFDVNDENKILAVELWNAVDFIWDPEVLCEELIQDIAHPVEPVQQAAAHALAQCLANVRHLTSSVLDNLLELYQEKLAMIPPKLNDFGRVIEPPIDTWGPRRGVALALAQIAPLLTADTVHRLIQFFVVTGLGDRNQFVRTEMLTAAVAAVDLHGSANITSLLPVFENFMDKAPKIGSFDSIKQSVVILMGSLARHLDKNDPRIKPIVMRLIAALSTPSQQVQEAVANCLPHLTDSIKEDAPKIVDNLMDQLLKSDKYGERKGAAYGLAGLIKGMGILALKQLDIMSKLTNAIQDKKNYRHREGALFAFEMLCTMLGRLFEPYIVHVLPHLLLCFGDSSQYVRTATDDTARIVMSKLSAHGVKLVLPSLLAALEEDSWRTKTGSVELLGAMAYCAPKQLSSCLPNIVPKLIEVLSDSHTKVQEAGAEALKVIGSVIRNPEIQAIVPVLLKALQDPSHKTATCLQTLLDTQFVHFIDAPSLALIMPVVQRAFLDRSTETRKMAAQIIGNMYSLTDQKDLTPYLPTIIPGLKTSLLDPVPEVRSVSARALGAMVRGMGESSFEDLLPWLMQTLTSETSSVDRSGAAQGLSEVVRGLGVEKLHKLMPEIISTAERTDIAPHVKDGYIMMFIYMPSAFTTEFTPYIGQIINPILKALADENEYVRETALRAGQRIVTLYADSAIMLLLPELEKGLFDDNWRIRYSSVQLLGDLLYRISGVSGKMSTETASEDDNFGTEQSHYAIINALGAERRNRVLAGLYMGRSDVALMVRQAALHVWKVVVTNTPRTLREILPTLFTLLLGCLASTSYDKRQVAARTLGDLVRKLGERVLPEIIPILEKGLQSDQADQRQGVCIGLSEIMASTNKDMVLTFVISLVPTVRKALCDPLPEVRQAAAKTFDGLHSTVGVRALDDILPAMLTQLNSPDPAEAENTLDGLRQVMAIKSRVVLPYLVPQLASPPVNTKALSILASVAGEALTRFLHRILPALLTALSSAQGTANELQELEYCQAVVLSVTDEVGVRTVMDQLMEATKAEDLSKRRSAATLLCAFCRDTRADYSQYVPQLLRGLIHLFTDEDRDVLQMSWEALTAVTKTLSSEQQIAHVQDIRQAVRFAVSDLKGQELLPGFCLPKGITPILPIFREAILNGLPEAKEHAAQGLGEVIRLSSAAALQPSVVHITGPLIRILGDRFNWSVKAAVLETLAILLGKVGVMLKQFLPQLQTTFLRALNDSNRQVRLKAAYALSNLIVIHTRVDPLFTELHTGIKTGDDPAIRETMLQALRGVLTPAGDKMTDPMKKQVFATLSSMLGHPEDVTRNAVAGCFGALLRWLNPEQLAIAFNDHLLCNDVNVDWMLRHGRSAALFVVLKESPVTVYNPKEKDRVCAVILSYLAADRVQIVMNGIRACGYLFQYLMNESLPVPQQILSPFVRSMNNNSNDVKQLLARVCIHLARNIPPENMSAELLRALLPMLVNGTKEKNGYVKANSELALIAVLRLRQGEDEHQRCMAFLDVGAKESLSDVVSKVLRKXSSQPEGKIEELDDTLLT, from the exons GCATTAATGACAAAATTGTTAATGGGATATGTAAGGTGGTATCGCTTACCTTACATAGATATAAAGATAGTGCTTCTCAGTCCTACGTGAGAAATCTAATCACAGAGCTTCTTAAAAAACAATCAGAAGCTACTATTAAACATATGACAACTGTAATTTCAGAGCAAGCTATTTGGCATAAGAATGTAGTTGCGAC tttgaaTACCGCTCTAACTGCATATACTGCATTGAAATGGTCAAATTTAGTTATTCTTTatggatataataaattggatAATACCGAGATGAATGAGTTTTTAGCGAAACTTATTGAAGCACAGGCAAATTTATCTGCTGCAGCTTTGGCATCTGCAGATAAAAAACTTGCAAACAAGGTGTATACATTATTCGCACATGAATGGTCAGCCATTAACAGTATAGAAGTTATTTATGtggaaaatttaacaaaattggaAATTGGTAATGGAGTAATTATTCTAGCCAGTTTGCTTACGAAATATTTAGTttctacaaaaagaaataatttggtAGAACAATTGAAA ataaacatgatagacatttttataaaagtgacAATTAGCTGTAAGAAGAAGCCAGATTTATATGTGGTGGATGCAGCTGTGCCACTTCTTCGGAGATTAACTCACGAAGAATTCAAAACCCAATTACTTCCTGCTTTACAGAAAGCTATGTTGCGAAATCcggaaattataattgaatcagTCGGTCACATTTTAAGCGGATTAAGTCTTGATTTGAGCCAGTATAGCCAAGAGATAAGTAAAGGATTATTTGCTAATTTACATTCTAAAGAGGATCTAGTGAGAGATGAAGCGGTTGGGGCGTGTCGTAAACTTGCCCTACAGTGTTCCGATACGACGGCTTTAGAGACACTGCTATCATCTGTATTTGCAGTGTTTCATGGATCAGAAGGAAAGCTTACGGTCGCGACTCATAAGATCTCCGTGTTGCAAGGAGCCGGCAATCTTAGCTATAACGTGGCTTCGGGTAGCAGTGTGCAGAAATTAGCCGAAACAGCGTGCGAGCATTTTGTCAAAGTTCTTGAAACTGAGGTTCACGAGAAGACGCTGATACAGGCTCTCGAAATGATGGCACTATGGTCCAAGAAATTTTCGTCCAGTCTACCGAAAATTGTAGTAGATGCTTTCAAGAAAGGCATGGCGGCGAAAACATCCACCGCCGCAGTGCGTACCGCTTACatcaaattattcttttcgaCTCCCGCCACTCCTTACTCGACAGTAATAGCACCGATACTCACGCAAGCGATAACACGAGCTATGCAGCAATGCGCGCAACCGGCAGCGGTAACCGAAGGTCTAGTCGCTTCGTATCTCTTATTGAAGTTTGTATTAGCCGATCAAGTGGAAAATGACAAGCAGAATGTATTGTGGAATGCGATTGACgaacaaatattcttttccgaaaaatttttgtcgatGTGCGGCGACGATATATTGTATCACCTTATGTTGCTATGTGAACGACTAATCACCGAATTTTCCGATAGACTGAACGAAAAAGCTTTAACGGGGATTCATCGAGCAATTGTATCTTGCGCTACTGCCTCAAATTCCGCGACGCGACAACGATGTTTCCCATTGGTTAAGAAGATTATGACCGGTTTGAGTACGTATGCGCCGGCACAGGCTCTACTAATggagtttaataaatttttggagaATGTTAAGATTAAATCTGAATCGGATAAAGAAAGTAAAGAAGAATCTTCGATGGGAGAAATTACCGGTAGATGTCTTGCAGACGGATTGCTCGCCATATGTTCAGGTTCCTTTTTATTTGACGTTCCTACCTATCAAATGACCAGAGATGCTCTACTTCCATCTCATCATCCGGCGTTGCTCAAAGCTGTACCAAATTTATGGTTCAAGATCGCTAAGAACTACAATCTTATACCAAAGGACTTCTTACGTAGCTGTAGTAACGAAGTAAGAAAAATGCTGATTCAGAATTATAAACCAGTACcaaattatgaaaatgcaCTTGTAAAAATCGTATCGCTTGCACCAGACGCTTTTCTACCTGCATTAGTGTCGAATGTTACAAGTAAACTGGATGATccagaaattttaaaagttaccAAGGAcgaatattttacgtatctCACTCCTGAAGGAGAACTTTATGACAAGAGCGTGTTGCCCGTCAATGACGAGAACGATATTCTCAACTCTATGAATatgaagagagaaagtaaaGTTTATTCATTTAAGGAACAACAAGAAGAACTTCAATTGAGACGCGAATTATACGAGAAACGAAAACGAGAAGGCAAGATAAAAGAACCAAAATTAACGCCTAAACAAGAAGAGACTTTGAAAGCACAGATTGcgaaagaaaatgatattcGTAAGAGATTAACTGAATTGAAAGCCAAAATAGATAATACCGTATCTTTAGTAACATGCTCGATACGTGGTAATCGACAAGAACTATCCTTGTACTTGAAGGATCTTTTACCgcctattttaaaaaatctgagTTCTCCATTGGCAGCTCCTGAAATGTCAGAgctatatatatctcttcgtCAAACCGTGACAATGGATAATAGCGCAATTCTAGGTGATCTTATCGCTCATGTTACATTACGGCAATTGCAACCACAGTGCGATTTGGATCAAGCCTGGGAAGAAGAAAATCTCGATGTAGCAGTTAAAAGAACGTTGAACCTTATACATGCGGTAACGATCaagaagaaagaattatttacgGCACCTGCATTTTGTTACGTTTTTCCTTTCATAAGAAAGACTTTGCTATCATATAAGGACGATGGCATGATTGTACAGGGATTGCAATTGATTCAAGAACATGCCAAACAGAGAGGTGACAACGATCTGAAAGACATCAGGCATCCTAGACTTTTGCCGCGTAAACAAATGTTCGATCTGCTTATCGAACTTATGGAGACTACAACAGGTCGAGTACAGTCACATGCAGTGGCAACCTTATTAGACGTCGCGCAATCCGGCAGTGGTCAACCGGGTACAGCAATCGCTACCAGTGAGGATATAGATTCCTTGATCGGTGCATTGCAAAATTCGCTGTCCACTGTGAGGGACGCGGCTCTTAGAGGACTGATCGTAATACGACAAGCTATTCCATCCCGGAAGGAAAATCAAGATCAGTTCGACAGACTCACCAGAAGAGTATGGATCGCACGATTTGACGTAAATGACGAGAATAAGATTCTCGCTGTCGAATTGTGGAACGCGGTCGACTTTATCTGGGATCCGGAAGTCCTTTGCGAAGAATTGATCCAAGATATAGCCCATCCGGTCGAGCCAGTGCAGCAGGCAGCCGCTCACGCATTAGCGCAGTGCTTGGCCAATGTACGCCATTTAACATCGTCCGTATTGGACAATCTGTTGGAATTGTATCAAGAGAAATTGGCTATGATCCCGCCGAAATTGAACGACTTTGGTCGCGTCATTGAGCCGCCGATTGATACGTGGGGCCCGCGGCGAGGGGTAGCGCTTGCTCTAGCCCAAATAGCGCCGCTTCTTACTGCCGATACGGTACACCGGCTCATTCAGTTCTTCGTGGTAACCGGACTTGGAGACAGAAACCAATTCGTACGCACCGAGATGCTGACAGCCGCTGTCGCGGCAGTCGATCTACATGGTAGCGCGAACATAACTTCGCTACTTCCAGTCTTCGAGAATTTTATGGATAAGGCTCCGAAAATCGGCAGCTTTGACTCGATCAAACAATCGGTGGTAATTCTCATGGGGTCACTCGCGAGACACTTGGATAAAAACGATCCACGAATCAAGCCGATCGTGATGCGTCTCATCGCGGCACTTTCTACTCCTTCGCAACAGGTGCAGGAGGCTGTAGCCAATTGTTTGCCGCATCTGACGGACTCCATTAAGGAAGATGCGCCGAAAATCGTGGACAATCTTATGGACCAGCTTCTCAAATCGGACAAATACGGCGAGCGTAAGGGCGCGGCATACGGACTGGCGGGTCTCATCAAGGGTATGGGAATTCTCGCACTGAAGCAATTGGATATTATGAGCAAGCTAACGAACGCTattcaagataaaaagaacTACCGACATCGCGAGGGCGCGCTGTTCGCCTTCGAGATGTTGTGTACAATGCTCGGAAGATTATTTGAGCCTTACATAGTACATGTTTTGCCGCACTTGCTACTTTGCTTTGGTGATTCGAGTCAATATGTAAGAACTGCCACTGACGATACTGCTAGAATAGTGATGAGTAAACTTTCTGCCCACGGCGTTAAGCTTGTTCTACCAAGTCTATTGGCAGCTCTAGAAGAAGATTCATGGAGAACAAAAACAG gaTCTGTCGAATTACTTGGTGCTATGGCATATTGTGCGCCGAAACAGTTGAGTAGTTGTTTACCGAATATTGTCCCGAAGTTGATAGAAGTACTCAGCGATTCCCATACAAAAGTGCAAGAAGCTGGTGCGGAAGCGCTCAAAGTCATCGGAAGTGTCATTCGTAATCCGGAGATTCAAGCGATTGTGCCGGTATTGTTGAAAGCATTGCAGGATCCTTCGCACAAAACCGCTACTTGTCTCCAGACTTTGCTGGATACGCAATTCGTACATTTCATTGACGCTCCCTCACTAGCTTTAATTATGCCTGTCGTGCAACGTGCGTTTCTTGATCGTTCGACGGAGACCAGAAAAATGGCCGCGCAGATTATAGGCAACATGTACTCCTTAACTGACCAGAAAGACTTGACCCCGTATCTGCCGACTATTATACCGGGCCTGAAGACGAGTCTGCTTGATCCCGTGCCTGAAGTGCGCAGTGTGTCGGCAAGAGCGCTAGGAGCAATGGTACGTGGGATGGGCGAATCTAGTTTTGAGGATCTATTACCGTGGCTGATGCAAACGTTGACCTCTGAGACCAGCAGCGTCGACCGATCCGGCGCCGCGCAAGGTCTCTCTGAGGTAGTACGCGGACTGGGCGTTGAAAAACTTCACAAGCTCATGCCCGAGATTATCAGTACCGCCGAGAGAACTGATATTGCTCCCCACGTGAAAGACGGATACATTATGATGTTCATATACATGCCAAGTGCATTTACCACGGAATTCACACCATACATAGGACAAATCATTAATCCGATTCTGAAGGCTTTGGCCGATGAGAACGAATACGTGCGGGAGACTGCGTTGAGAGCGGGACAACGTATCGTAACTCTTTATGCCGATTCAGCGATAATGTTGTTGTTACCGGAATTGGAGAAGGGCCTTTTTGACGACAATTGGCGTATTCGATATTCGTCTGTACAACTGTTGggtgatttattatataggatTTCCGGCGTATCGGGCAAGATGTCAACTGAAACTGCAAGCGAGGATGATAATTTCGGTACAGAACAGTCACATTACGCCATTATAAATGCTTTAGGCGCGGAGAGGCGGAATCGTGTGTTGGCCGGTCTCTACATGGGTCGATCGGATGTAGCTCTAATGGTACGCCAGGCAGCTCTTCACGTTTGGAAGGTAGTAGTAACAAATACACCGAGGACGTTGCGAGAGATATTACCGACCTTGTTTACTCTTCTATTGGGATGTTTGGCGAGTACGAGTTATGATAAGAGACAAGTGGCAGCACGAACATTGGGCGATCTTGTGCGAAAATTGGGAGAGCGAGTGTTGCCTGAGATCATACCGATTTTGGAGAAAGGCTTACAGAGTGATCAAGCCGATCAACGCCAAGGAGTGTGTATAGGTCTCTCGGAAATTATGGCGAGCACCAATAAGGACATGGTGTTGACTTTTGTTATTAGTCTTGTCCCAACAGTTAG AAAAGCGCTCTGCGATCCGCTGCCGGAAGTTCGACAGGCTGCGGCTAAGACTTTCGACGGTTTGCATTCCACGGTGGGAGTTCGCGCGCTCGATGATATATTGCCGGCCATGTTAACCCAACTGAATTCTCCGGATCCCGCGGAAGCAGAGAATACGTTGGACGGCTTACGTCAAGTTATGGCGATCAAATCTCGTGTTGTATTGCCGTATCTAGTTCCACAATTAGCCTCCCCGCCGGTTAACACGAAAGCGCTGTCGATACTAGCCAGTGTGGCAGGAGAAGCATTGACAAGGTTCCTTCACAGAATTTTGCCAGCGTTACTTACTGCTCTTTCCAGTGCGCAAGGAACGGCGAATGAACTGCAAGAATTAGAATATTGCCAGGCCGTCGTTCTTTCCGTTACCGATGAGGTAGGCGTTAGAACTGTCATGGATCAGCTGATGGAGGCTACGAAAGCGGAAGATCTCTCAAAACGACGAAGTGCCGCGACGTTGCTGTGTGCGTTCTGTCGCGACACTCGCGCCGATTACAGCCAATATGTGCCGCAATTGCTTAGAGGTTTGATTCATTTATTCACTGATGAAGACAGAGATGTATTACAGATGAGTTGGGAGGCGCTCACAGCCGTTACAAAG ACTCTGTCATCTGAGCAGCAAATAGCGCACGTACAGGATATTAGGCAAGCCGTTCGATTCGCAGTGTCTGATTTGAAAGGTCAGGAATTGTTACCCGGATTCTGTCTTCCTAAAGGCATCACGCCGATACTACCAATCTTCAGAGAGGCTATACTGAATGGTTTGCCGGAAGCGAAAGAACACGCGGCTCAGGGGTTGGGAGAAGTTATAAGGTTGTCTAGCGCGGCTGCATTGCAACCAAGCGTCGTGCATATTACCGGTCCACTTATTCGAATCCTCGGTGATCGTTTCAATTGGAGCGTTAAAGCAGCCGTATTGGAAACACTTGCGATATTACTTGGAAAG GTTGGCGTCatgttaaaacaatttttgccaCAATTGCAAACTACTTTTCTAAGAGCTTTAAATGACAGTAATCGGCAAGTCAGATTGAAAGCAGCTTATGCTCTTAGCAATCTGATAGTCATTCATACGCGTGTCGATCCTTTATTTACTGAACTTCACACTGGTATCAAGACAGGAGATGATCCTGCAATAAG GGAGACAATGCTGCAAGCTCTCAGAGGTGTATTGACTCCCGCTGGTGACAAAATGACTGATCCAATGAAGAAACAAGTATTCGCAACACTCAGTAGCATGCTTGGTCATCCGGAAGATGTTACGAGAAACGCGGTTGCCGGTTGTTTTGGCGCCCTTTTACGATGGTTGAATCCAGAACAATTAGCAATTGCATTTAACGATCATCTCTTAT GTAACGACGTTAATGTCGACTGGATGCTCAGACATGGACGCTCGGCCGCTCTTTTCGTAGTGCTAAAGGAATCACCCGTTACAGTATACAATCCTAAAGAGAAGGATCGCGTTTGTGCAGTGATACTTTCATACTTGGCTGCGGACAGAGTGCAAATAGTCATGAATGGCATACGAGCATGCGGATATCTATTTCAGTATCTCATGAATGAATCGTTACCTGTACCGCAGCAAATTTTGTCGCCTTTCGTGCGA tcaatgaataataatagtaacgaTGTAAAGCAATTACTCGCTCGAGTTTGCATACATCTTGCACGCAACATCCCACCTGAAAATATGTCGGCTGAATTGCTCAGAGCTCTGTTACCGATGCTGGTGAACGGAACGAAGGAGAAGAACGGATATGTCAAAGCGAATAGCGAACTTGCGCTTATCGCGGTGCTTCGACTGAGGCAGGGTGAAGATGAACATCAA CGTTGCATGGCTTTCTTGGATGTTGGCGCAAAGGAGTCTCTATCTGATGTGGTCAGCAAAGTGTTGCGTAA GTCCTCTCAGCCGGAGGGCAAAATAGAAGAATTAGACGATACGTTACTCACGTGA